The sequence CCGCGACCGGCCTGACGCTGGTCACGAGCTGGGGCGGCACGCAGTACGCGTGGACCTCGCCGACGATCATCGGGATGGCGATCGGCTCGGTGGTGCTGCTGGCCGCGTTCGTCTTCGCCGAACTGCGGGCGAAGGAACCGATGCTGCCGATGCGGTTGTTCCGCAACCCGGTCTTCACCGTCGGCGGGATCATGAGCTTCGTCGTCGGTTTCGCGATGCTCGGCGCGCTGTCGTACCTGCCGACGTACATGCAGTACGTCCAGGGGACGTCCGCCACGTCGTCCGGGGTCCGGCTGCTGCCGATGGTGCTGGCGCTGCTCGTCGCGTCGATCGCCGCCGGCAACGCGGTCAGCAGGACCGGGCGCTACAAGATCTTCCCGCTGGTCGGCGCAGCCGGCATGACCATCGGGCTGTACCTGCTGTCGCGGCTCGACGCCGACACCGGCTTCTGGGAGGCGTCGGCGTACATGGCGGTGCTCGGTCTCGGCATCGGGCTGGGCATGCAGGTGCTGACCATCGCCGTGCAGAACACCGTCGACTACGCCGACCTCGGCGTGGCCACCTCGGGCGTGACGTTCCTGCGCTCGATCGGCAGTTCGTTCGGCGCGGCGATCTTCGGCACGGTGTACGCCAACCAGCTGACGCCGAACCTGGCCGCGGCGTTGGCCTCGTTGCCCCCGGGCGTCGACCCGCGGGCGCTGCAGGTGCCCACGGCCTTGCACGCGCTGCCGGACGCGGTGTCCGCACCGGTGATCAAGGCGTACAGCGACTCGTTGCACGTGGTGTTCCTGGCCGCGGCGCCGGTCGGCCTCGTCGCGTTCGCGCTGGCGTTCTTCCTCAAGGAGGTCCCGCTGCGCGACACCGCCCGCGCGGCCGCCCCGGACCTCGGCGACGGCTTCGCGATGCCGGAGGCCCGCACGGACGACCGCGAGCTGGAACGTGCGGTCGCGACGCTGTTCTTCCGCGAGCGCCGCAAGGTGGCCCCGGCGATCGTCGAGCGGGCCGGCAGCGACCTCGACGAAGGCGGCATCTGGTGCCTCCTGCAGGTCCACCTGCGCGAACGCCGCGGCGAGCCGGCGACGCTCAAGGCGATCGGCGAGCACTTCGGCGTCCCGGCGCCGGTGCTCGAACCGGCGTTCAACCGCCTGGAACTGACCGGCCACCTGCGCTACACGCGCGACGGCTGGGAGCTGACCCCGGCGGGCCGCACGGAGTTCGCGAAGGTGGTCGGCGCCTGGCACGACTGGCTGGCCGACCGCCTCGGCGACTGGGGCACCGGCGACCGGGCCGAGCTGGACGAGGCGATCGGCCGCGTGGCGGCCCGCCTGCTCGACCAGAGCGCCGAGTCCCGGGCGTACGGCCGGCACGCGCTGGCCTGATAAGCGTCACTTTCACGTGAAAGCGACCACCTGGGCGCGTAGCTTTCA is a genomic window of Amycolatopsis lexingtonensis containing:
- a CDS encoding MFS transporter produces the protein MTATAEVAHEPGPVPLSKGRVNAVFGAVLLGMLLAALDQTIVGTALPTIVGDLGGAGHLSWVVTSYLLAETIMTVVVGKLGDLFGRKLMFQLSVVVFGIGSFFAGFADSMVWLIVWRAVQGLGGGGLMVTSTALIADVVPLRERGKYQGVLGSVFGVVTVAGPMLGGFFVDHLSWRWAFYVNIPLVVVVLVVASSAMPNARAAVKPVIDYLGILLIGLAATGLTLVTSWGGTQYAWTSPTIIGMAIGSVVLLAAFVFAELRAKEPMLPMRLFRNPVFTVGGIMSFVVGFAMLGALSYLPTYMQYVQGTSATSSGVRLLPMVLALLVASIAAGNAVSRTGRYKIFPLVGAAGMTIGLYLLSRLDADTGFWEASAYMAVLGLGIGLGMQVLTIAVQNTVDYADLGVATSGVTFLRSIGSSFGAAIFGTVYANQLTPNLAAALASLPPGVDPRALQVPTALHALPDAVSAPVIKAYSDSLHVVFLAAAPVGLVAFALAFFLKEVPLRDTARAAAPDLGDGFAMPEARTDDRELERAVATLFFRERRKVAPAIVERAGSDLDEGGIWCLLQVHLRERRGEPATLKAIGEHFGVPAPVLEPAFNRLELTGHLRYTRDGWELTPAGRTEFAKVVGAWHDWLADRLGDWGTGDRAELDEAIGRVAARLLDQSAESRAYGRHALA